TATTTTTTCATCTTTAAGGGCGGCAGCTTCCTCTGGTTCATGTTCAAAAAGTTCCCTTATGCCAGAAAGACGGTGTTGTCCGTCAATAGTGAATAGTTTTTCATCCCCATGCAATTTTAAAAATCCTACAGATTCTATAATCTCTTCTTCAAGATTTTTGAGATATTTTTCTCTTGCTGATATATTTTCGACAGCGTGCCAATTTAATTGATCGCCAAAAACTGCAACAACTAAAGAATTGAAAAAATGTTGCTGTTGTGTCTGAATATATTGGGCAATCTCTTTACCTCTTCTCTCGTCTATATCTCTTTGTAGCTTAAGAGATAGGTTTGGCCTATTATAAATTTCACGAGCGTATTTCAATTGTTCATTGATTTGCTCAAGATTCATCAAGGTCGAATAAAACACCCAATCTCCCATCACACCTCTCAATGCCGGTAGTACTATAGGTCTGTGATTTAGTTTGTTTGTCATCGGCTAAAATGCCCTCTTTCCTCTCCGTATATTGGAAGTATAGTCTTTTTGTGACATAGGTGGCCGTAAAGCATCATTTATTTGTTCTTCCAATTTTTCAAGTTGAGAATTAGATGTTTTGTCTTCAATGGGTGCAAATAGGAACACTAACACATCACGCCATAGAGAGATCATTTTAGTGATTTTCGCTCGTCCAAGTACTTCACCAGTGTTCAAATAAGATTCGTAGCGAGAACGTAAAGAGCTTTTATCTCCTATTCCTGCTATGCCAACATAGAGGATATACAAATGTGGTGGAAGTACATCGCTACAATGACGGATAGCGAATGCATAGATGCCTTTCTTGTCATCTGGTATATTATTTTTATCACCTTTGTTGTATTGAATTGATTCCCAGGTTAATGAAGGTATAACCCAATCTTTCTTAAGCATATCGCTGGGAACAAGCCTGAACTCAAGGCCATATTTCATGCCTGAATTCCTTAAGTCATTTTCTACCACTTGATCTATTTTGTCAAAATCAGCCATCTTTATAGTACCTATTTATGGCA
This genomic interval from Candidatus Dadabacteria bacterium contains the following:
- a CDS encoding DGQHR domain-containing protein — its product is MTNKLNHRPIVLPALRGVMGDWVFYSTLMNLEQINEQLKYAREIYNRPNLSLKLQRDIDERRGKEIAQYIQTQQQHFFNSLVVAVFGDQLNWHAVENISAREKYLKNLEEEIIESVGFLKLHGDEKLFTIDGQHRLSGIRELFEHEPEEAAALKDEKI